In one Pseudomonas fitomaticsae genomic region, the following are encoded:
- a CDS encoding [protein-PII] uridylyltransferase, translated as MPQVDPELFDRGQFQAELALKASPIAAFKKAIRQAREVLDARFRAGRDIRRLIEDRAWFVDNILQKAWDQFDWSEDADIALVAVGGYGRGELHPYSDIDLLILLDSADHEIFRDSIERFLTLLWDIGLEVGQSVRSVDECAEEARADLTVVTNLMESRTICGPERLRQRMLDVTSTAHMWPSKDFFLAKRAEQKARHHKYNDTEYNLEPNVKGSPGGLRDIQTILWVARRQYGTLNLRALAGEGFLVESENALLASSQEFLWKVRYALHMLAGRSEDRLLFDHQRTIAGLLGFEGDDAKQAVENFMQQYFRVVMSIAQLSDLIIQHFEEVILAPEDEAPPQPINSRFQLHDGYIEARNDNVFRRTPFAMLEIFVLMAQQPEIKGVRADTIRLLRENRHLIDDNFRNDIRNTSLFIELFKCKIGIHRNLRRMNRYGILGRYLPEFGFIVGQMQHDLFHIYTVDAHTLNLIKHLRKLQYTQVSEKFPLAAKLMAKLPKPELIYMAGLYHDIGKGRHGDHSEIGAVDAEAFCQRHQLPVWDSRLIVWLVQNHLVMSTTAQRKDLSDPQVIHDFALAVGDETRLDYLYVLTVADINATNPTLWNSWRASLLRQLYTETKRALRRGLENPVDREEQIRQTQSAALDILVRGGTDPDDVEQLWAQLGDDYFLRHTAGDVAWHTDAILQQPADGGPLVLIKETTQREFEGGTQIFIYAPDQHDFFAVTVAAMDQLNLNIHDARVITSSSQFTLDTYIVLDTDGDSIGDNPVRVKQIRDGLTEALRNPADYPTIIQRRVPRQLKHFAFAPQVTIHNDAQRPVTVLELTAPDRPGLLARVGGIFLEFDLSLQNAKIATLGERVEDVFFITDAHNQPLSDPLLCSRLQDAIVEQLSVNQEPDIKLSRISI; from the coding sequence ATGCCGCAGGTGGATCCCGAACTTTTCGACCGCGGCCAGTTCCAGGCTGAACTGGCCCTGAAAGCGAGTCCCATCGCGGCGTTCAAGAAGGCGATCCGCCAGGCCCGCGAGGTGCTCGATGCACGTTTTCGGGCCGGTCGCGATATCCGGCGACTGATCGAAGACCGGGCCTGGTTCGTCGACAACATCCTGCAAAAGGCCTGGGACCAGTTCGACTGGAGCGAAGACGCCGATATCGCGCTGGTCGCGGTCGGCGGCTACGGTCGCGGTGAGCTGCACCCCTACTCCGACATCGATCTGCTGATCCTGCTGGACAGCGCCGACCACGAAATTTTCCGCGATTCCATCGAGCGTTTTCTGACGCTGCTGTGGGACATCGGCCTGGAAGTCGGTCAGAGCGTTCGCTCGGTCGACGAGTGCGCCGAAGAGGCCCGCGCCGACCTGACGGTGGTCACCAACCTGATGGAAAGCCGCACCATCTGCGGCCCCGAGCGCCTGCGCCAGCGCATGCTCGACGTCACCAGCACCGCACACATGTGGCCGAGCAAGGATTTCTTCCTGGCCAAACGCGCCGAGCAGAAGGCTCGCCATCACAAATACAACGACACCGAATACAACCTGGAACCCAACGTCAAAGGCTCGCCCGGCGGACTACGGGATATTCAGACGATTCTGTGGGTGGCCCGTCGTCAGTACGGCACCCTGAACTTGCGCGCCCTGGCCGGCGAAGGCTTCCTGGTGGAGAGTGAAAACGCCCTGCTGGCCTCCTCCCAGGAATTTCTCTGGAAGGTGCGTTACGCCCTGCACATGCTGGCCGGTCGCTCTGAAGACCGTCTGCTGTTCGATCACCAGCGCACCATTGCCGGACTGCTGGGTTTTGAGGGCGACGACGCCAAACAGGCCGTCGAAAACTTCATGCAGCAGTATTTCCGGGTGGTGATGAGCATCGCCCAGCTCAGCGACCTGATCATCCAGCACTTCGAAGAAGTCATCCTCGCGCCGGAAGACGAAGCGCCGCCGCAGCCGATCAACTCGCGCTTCCAGCTGCACGACGGCTACATCGAAGCTCGTAACGACAATGTGTTCCGCCGCACGCCGTTCGCCATGCTCGAGATCTTCGTACTGATGGCCCAGCAGCCGGAAATCAAAGGCGTGCGCGCCGACACCATTCGCCTGCTGCGGGAAAACCGTCACCTGATCGACGACAACTTCCGCAACGACATCCGCAACACCAGCCTGTTCATCGAACTGTTCAAGTGCAAGATCGGCATCCACCGCAACCTGCGGCGGATGAACCGTTACGGCATCCTCGGGCGTTATCTGCCGGAGTTCGGCTTTATCGTGGGGCAGATGCAGCACGACCTGTTCCACATCTATACGGTCGATGCGCACACGCTGAATCTGATCAAACACCTGCGCAAGTTGCAGTACACCCAGGTGTCGGAGAAATTCCCGCTGGCAGCCAAGCTCATGGCGAAACTGCCCAAGCCTGAACTCATTTATATGGCGGGCCTGTATCACGACATCGGCAAGGGCCGGCATGGCGATCACTCGGAGATCGGCGCGGTCGATGCCGAGGCGTTCTGCCAGCGGCACCAACTGCCGGTGTGGGACAGCCGTCTGATCGTGTGGCTGGTGCAGAATCACCTGGTGATGTCGACCACCGCCCAGCGCAAGGACCTGTCCGACCCGCAGGTGATCCATGACTTCGCCCTGGCGGTCGGTGACGAAACCCGTCTCGACTACCTGTACGTGCTGACCGTGGCCGACATCAACGCGACCAACCCGACCCTGTGGAACTCGTGGCGTGCCAGCCTGTTGCGTCAGCTCTACACCGAAACCAAGCGCGCCCTGCGCCGTGGCCTGGAGAATCCGGTGGATCGCGAAGAGCAGATCCGCCAGACCCAGAGCGCAGCGCTGGACATTCTGGTACGCGGCGGCACCGATCCGGATGACGTCGAGCAATTGTGGGCGCAACTGGGCGACGACTACTTCCTGCGTCACACCGCCGGCGACGTGGCCTGGCACACCGACGCCATCCTCCAGCAACCGGCCGACGGCGGTCCGCTGGTGCTGATCAAGGAAACCACCCAGCGCGAATTCGAGGGCGGCACGCAGATATTCATCTATGCGCCGGACCAGCACGACTTCTTCGCCGTGACCGTGGCCGCGATGGACCAGCTCAACCTGAACATTCACGACGCCCGGGTCATCACATCCAGCAGCCAGTTCACCCTCGACACCTATATCGTGCTCGACACCGATGGCGACTCGATCGGCGACAATCCGGTCCGGGTCAAACAGATTCGCGATGGTCTTACCGAAGCCCTGCGCAACCCGGCCGACTACCCGACGATCATCCAGCGTCGGGTGCCGCGCCAGCTCAAGCATTTCGCGTTCGCCCCGCAGGTGACGATCCACAACGATGCCCAGCGCCCGGTGACGGTGCTGGAACTCACTGCGCCGGATCGTCCGGGCCTACTGGCTCGAGTCGGCGGGATTTTCCTCGAGTTCGACCTGTCGCTGCAGAACGCCAAGATCGCCACCCTGGGCGAGCGGGTGGAAGACGTGTTCTTCATCACCGACGCCCACAATCAACCGCTGTCCGACCCGCTGCTGTGCAGCCGTTTGCAGGATGCCATCGTCGAACAGTTGAGCGTCAATCAGGAACCCGATATCAAACTGTCGCGCATCAGCATTTGA
- a CDS encoding zinc metalloprotease: MNQTPNESTRKKRAIGKPAHFWMPGQTLRIAFLSGNQAFKDAVKAAASNWLPHINLKFDFVEGESGDIRISSEPGIYWSVIGNNALLVEEGPTMRLSPDLRTPTFFAANVMHEFGHALGAEHEHLHPESNIPWNKPAVYAAHGVDENADEDDYARRSVDEQYFNLLDASDFDYSPYDPKSIMHYAVRQSWTHGDFKIDLNLVLSEKDKAFMAKAYPYPVAQTA, encoded by the coding sequence ATGAATCAAACACCTAACGAATCCACCCGCAAAAAACGCGCGATCGGCAAACCGGCCCACTTCTGGATGCCGGGCCAGACATTGCGCATCGCCTTCCTGAGTGGCAACCAGGCGTTCAAGGATGCTGTCAAAGCGGCAGCGAGCAACTGGCTACCTCACATCAATCTGAAGTTCGATTTTGTCGAAGGAGAGTCGGGGGATATTCGTATCAGCAGTGAGCCAGGGATCTACTGGTCGGTGATCGGAAACAATGCCCTGCTGGTCGAGGAAGGTCCGACCATGCGGCTCTCGCCCGATCTGCGCACTCCGACATTTTTCGCCGCCAATGTGATGCACGAGTTCGGGCATGCACTGGGTGCCGAACATGAGCACCTGCACCCTGAGTCAAACATCCCCTGGAACAAGCCTGCGGTGTACGCTGCACACGGGGTGGACGAAAACGCCGACGAAGACGACTACGCCCGCCGATCTGTCGATGAACAGTACTTCAACCTGCTCGACGCCAGCGATTTCGACTATTCGCCTTACGATCCGAAATCGATCATGCATTACGCTGTACGTCAGAGCTGGACCCACGGCGACTTCAAGATTGATCTGAATCTGGTGCTCAGTGAAAAGGACAAGGCGTTCATGGCGAAGGCCTATCCCTACCCCGTTGCACAAACGGCGTAA
- a CDS encoding M12 family metallopeptidase translates to MKELLDCQLIQWPDNQAAYTAAINENPTNAGTQSTPGSRRKRSVVNYSKLWANGRTLKIAFMDAPDAARRTGIINAASKWLPYINLKFEFVDDLKGDIRIATQNNNNSSMLGTDALLIHPDHPTMNLGVKPDHADFEVIVMHEFGHALGAMHEHQHPQANIPWDKPKVYAFYQNREMNPLTREQVDRNLFAPFDTLDALYTAYDKRSIMHHPVSNALTIGNWEVPTNRKISKKDKQLMKLLYPK, encoded by the coding sequence ATGAAAGAACTTCTGGATTGCCAACTGATTCAGTGGCCTGACAATCAGGCCGCTTACACCGCCGCTATCAACGAGAACCCGACAAATGCCGGCACCCAAAGCACACCCGGCTCTCGCCGCAAACGTTCGGTGGTCAATTACTCGAAACTCTGGGCCAATGGTCGCACGTTGAAAATAGCCTTCATGGATGCACCCGACGCCGCCCGCAGAACAGGGATTATCAATGCCGCCAGCAAATGGCTGCCCTATATCAACCTCAAGTTTGAATTCGTCGACGATCTTAAGGGTGATATCCGCATCGCCACCCAAAACAATAACAACAGTTCGATGCTGGGCACCGATGCCCTGTTGATACATCCCGACCATCCGACGATGAACCTGGGCGTCAAGCCGGACCACGCCGACTTCGAGGTCATCGTAATGCACGAGTTCGGCCATGCGCTGGGCGCCATGCATGAGCATCAGCACCCACAAGCCAATATCCCATGGGATAAACCCAAGGTGTACGCGTTTTATCAGAATCGGGAAATGAATCCGCTGACCCGCGAACAGGTCGACCGCAACCTGTTCGCGCCCTTCGATACGCTGGATGCGCTTTATACCGCCTACGACAAGCGCTCGATCATGCATCACCCTGTATCGAACGCCCTGACGATCGGCAACTGGGAAGTTCCGACAAACCGCAAGATCAGCAAAAAAGACAAACAGTTGATGAAGCTGCTATATCCAAAGTAA
- the dapC gene encoding succinyldiaminopimelate transaminase gives MNNALSQLQPYPFEKLRALLGSVTPNPDKRPIALSIGEPKHRSPSFVAEALANNLDQMAVYPTTLGIPALREAIAAWCERRFNVPSGWIDPARNVLPVNGTREALFAFTQTVVNRGDDALVVSPNPFYQIYEGAAFLAGAKPHYLPCLDENGFNPDFDAVSPDIWKRCQILFLCSPGNPTGALIPVDVLKKLIALADEYNFVIAADECYSELYFDEQTPPPGLLSACAELGRKDFKRCVVFHSLSKRSNLPGLRSGFVAGDADILKGFLLYRTYHGCAMPVQTQLASVAAWNDEVHVRANRALYREKFDAVLAILSPVMDVQRPDGSFYLWPNVQGDDAAFCRDLFAEEHVTVVPGSYLSRDVDGVNPGAGRVRMALVAPLAECVEAAERIRDFVLRHK, from the coding sequence ATGAACAACGCTCTGTCCCAGCTTCAGCCCTACCCGTTCGAAAAGCTCCGCGCCCTGCTCGGCAGCGTCACGCCAAACCCGGACAAGCGCCCGATCGCGCTGTCCATCGGCGAACCGAAGCACCGCTCGCCAAGCTTTGTCGCCGAGGCGCTGGCGAACAATCTGGATCAGATGGCGGTGTACCCGACCACCCTCGGCATTCCGGCTCTGCGCGAAGCCATCGCCGCCTGGTGCGAGCGTCGCTTCAACGTGCCGAGCGGCTGGATCGACCCGGCGCGCAACGTGCTGCCGGTCAACGGCACCCGTGAAGCGCTGTTCGCCTTCACCCAGACCGTGGTCAACCGTGGCGACGACGCGCTGGTCGTCAGCCCGAACCCGTTCTATCAGATCTACGAAGGCGCTGCGTTCCTCGCCGGGGCCAAGCCGCATTACCTGCCGTGCCTGGACGAGAACGGCTTCAACCCGGACTTCGACGCGGTGTCGCCGGACATCTGGAAACGCTGCCAGATCCTGTTCCTGTGCTCGCCGGGCAACCCGACCGGCGCGCTGATTCCGGTCGATGTGTTGAAAAAGCTGATCGCCCTGGCCGACGAGTACAACTTCGTGATTGCCGCCGACGAGTGCTACAGCGAGCTGTACTTCGACGAGCAGACCCCGCCGCCGGGTCTGCTCAGCGCCTGCGCCGAACTGGGTCGCAAGGATTTCAAGCGTTGCGTGGTGTTCCACAGCCTGTCCAAGCGCTCGAACCTGCCGGGCCTGCGCTCCGGTTTCGTTGCCGGCGATGCCGACATCCTTAAAGGCTTTTTGTTGTATCGCACCTACCACGGCTGCGCGATGCCGGTTCAGACCCAACTGGCCAGCGTCGCCGCGTGGAATGACGAAGTGCACGTACGTGCCAACCGAGCGCTGTATCGCGAGAAGTTCGATGCCGTGCTGGCGATCCTCAGCCCGGTGATGGACGTGCAGCGTCCGGATGGCAGCTTCTATCTGTGGCCGAATGTGCAAGGTGACGATGCCGCGTTCTGCCGAGATCTGTTTGCCGAAGAACACGTGACCGTGGTGCCGGGGTCGTACCTGTCCCGTGACGTCGATGGCGTCAATCCGGGGGCCGGGCGCGTGCGCATGGCACTGGTTGCGCCACTGGCCGAGTGCGTCGAAGCGGCCGAGCGCATTCGCGACTTCGTCCTGCGCCACAAGTAA
- the map gene encoding type I methionyl aminopeptidase, whose translation MTVTLKTPEDIAGMRVAGKLAADVLEMIAEHVKPGVTTDELNQICHDYIVNVQQAIPAPLNYKGYPKSICTSINHVVCHGIPNDKPLKNGDTLNIDVTVIKDGYHGDTSRMFHVGTVPVWAERLSQVTQECMYKAIEIVKPGCRLGDIGEIIQKHAEKNGFSVVREFCGHGIGKVFHEEPQILHYGRAGTGMELKAGMTFTIEPMINQGKADTKVLGDGWTAITKDRKLSAQWEHTLLVTDTGYEIFTLRSDDTIPRISA comes from the coding sequence ATGACCGTCACCCTCAAAACCCCCGAGGACATCGCTGGCATGCGTGTCGCCGGCAAACTGGCCGCCGATGTGCTGGAAATGATTGCCGAGCACGTCAAGCCGGGCGTGACCACCGATGAGCTGAATCAGATCTGCCACGACTATATCGTCAACGTGCAGCAGGCCATCCCCGCCCCGCTCAACTACAAGGGCTACCCGAAGTCGATCTGCACCTCGATCAACCATGTGGTCTGCCACGGTATCCCGAACGACAAGCCGCTGAAAAACGGCGACACCCTGAACATTGACGTCACCGTGATCAAGGACGGCTACCACGGCGACACCAGCCGCATGTTCCACGTCGGCACCGTACCGGTCTGGGCCGAACGCCTGTCCCAGGTCACCCAGGAATGCATGTACAAGGCGATCGAGATCGTCAAACCCGGCTGCCGCCTCGGCGACATCGGCGAAATCATCCAGAAGCACGCGGAAAAGAACGGCTTCTCGGTGGTGCGCGAGTTCTGCGGCCACGGCATCGGCAAGGTGTTCCACGAAGAGCCGCAGATCCTGCACTACGGCCGCGCCGGCACCGGCATGGAACTGAAAGCCGGCATGACCTTCACCATCGAGCCGATGATCAACCAGGGCAAGGCCGACACCAAAGTACTGGGCGACGGCTGGACCGCGATCACCAAGGATCGCAAGCTGTCGGCACAGTGGGAACACACTTTGCTTGTCACCGACACCGGCTACGAGATCTTCACCCTGCGCAGCGACGACACCATTCCGCGCATCTCGGCCTGA